The following proteins are encoded in a genomic region of Danio rerio strain Tuebingen ecotype United States chromosome 16, GRCz12tu, whole genome shotgun sequence:
- the utp11 gene encoding probable U3 small nucleolar RNA-associated protein 11 (The RefSeq protein has 1 substitution compared to this genomic sequence): protein MSSFRKALKSKQRDHKERSQLGFRKHLGLLEKKKDYKLRADDYHRKEKTILALRKKAMDKNPDEFNFKMIHNQLKDGVHMAIRKDEEMTEEQKKVMRTQDIRYVEMKRVSEMKKIERMKSELHFLDEKKKNKHVFFLDTKKEVKNFDLATHLNTVPELVDRAYNRPTIETLENKSIVGAMKAREIKSLAKKRNEQYLRLSERIDREKKMFVISQKIQTRKDLQDKVKKVKVCKETSTAPAIYKFQAKRKR from the exons ATGTCTTCTTTTCGAAAAGCTTTGAAGTCTAAACAACGAGACCACAAAGAGCGCTCACAG CTCGGTTTCAGGAAACATTTGGGATTGTTAGAGAAGAAGAAGGACTACAAACTTCGCGCAGA TGACTACCACCGGAAAGAGAAGACCATCTTGGCCTTGCGCAAGAAGGCCATGGATAAGAACCCTGATgaatttaactttaaaatgatACACAACCAATTAAAG GATGGCGTTCACATGGCTAATCGAAAAGATGAAGAAATGACAGAGGAGCAGAAGAAGGTGATGAGGACTCAGGACATCAGATATGTGGAAATGAAGCGGGTGTCAGAGATGAAG AAAATTGAAAGGATGAAGTCAGAGCTCCACTTTCTTgatgagaaaaagaaaaacaaacatgtaTTTTTTCTGGACACAAAAAAAGAAg TAAAGAACTTTGACCTGGCTACACACCTTAACACAGTGCCTGAATTGGTGGACCGAGCGTATAACAGACCTACAATAGAGACGCTGGAAAACAAGAGCATTGTGGGAGCAATGAAGGCCAGAGAGATAAAA AGTCTTGCTAAAAAGAGGAATGAACAGTATCTGAGGCTTTCAGAGCGTATTGACAgagaaaagaaaatgtttgtcATTAGTCAAAAGATTCAAACCAGAAAAGATCTACAA GATAAGGTGAAGAAGGTAAAAGTCTGCAAAGAGACCAGTACTGCTCCTGCCATCTATAAATTTCAGGCCAAGAGGAAAAGATGA